In a genomic window of Arachnia rubra:
- a CDS encoding Bax inhibitor-1/YccA family protein: MANPVFSRSSAFNQPPAYQQPYGYQPQPGYQPQPGYPGGYMQQQPQPTLGGVMTMDDVLAKTAITLLVVFAAAGATFMLVPTTLLLPVLIAGGLGSFIVSLVVSARRQVPVAGVLIYSALEGLFIGAFSKYFEIQWPGIVVSAVLATFVTAAATLAAYKFFNIRVTAKFRKMVTIATLAFAGVMLVNFVLYLVGFNTGLRSVGSNAGLLAIGVSILAVCLAVFNLVMDFDYVERGIASQAPAQESWRAAFGLTVTLVWLYVEILRILSYFRD, from the coding sequence ATGGCGAACCCCGTATTCAGTCGCAGCTCGGCTTTCAACCAGCCGCCTGCCTATCAGCAGCCCTACGGCTATCAGCCGCAGCCTGGCTATCAGCCGCAGCCGGGCTACCCGGGCGGCTACATGCAACAGCAGCCCCAGCCGACTCTTGGTGGGGTCATGACCATGGACGACGTCCTGGCGAAGACCGCCATCACCCTGCTGGTGGTGTTCGCGGCCGCTGGAGCCACCTTCATGCTGGTGCCGACCACTCTTCTACTCCCGGTGCTGATCGCCGGTGGCCTCGGATCTTTCATCGTCTCCCTGGTCGTGTCGGCCCGCCGACAGGTCCCAGTGGCGGGTGTCCTGATCTATTCGGCGCTTGAGGGCCTGTTCATCGGAGCCTTCTCGAAGTATTTCGAGATCCAGTGGCCCGGCATCGTCGTCTCCGCGGTGCTGGCGACGTTCGTCACCGCCGCGGCGACCCTGGCTGCCTACAAGTTCTTCAACATCCGTGTCACCGCGAAGTTCCGCAAGATGGTCACCATCGCCACCCTCGCGTTCGCCGGGGTGATGCTGGTGAACTTCGTGCTCTACCTGGTCGGGTTCAACACCGGCCTGCGTTCGGTGGGTAGCAACGCCGGTCTGCTGGCCATCGGGGTCTCGATCCTGGCGGTGTGCCTCGCCGTGTTCAACCTGGTGATGGATTTCGACTATGTCGAGCGTGGTATCGCATCGCAGGCTCCGGCCCAGGAGTCGTGGCGGGCAGCCTTCGGCCTCACCGTCACCCTGGTGTGGCTCTACGTCGAGATCCTGCGGATCTTGTCCTACTTCAGGGATTGA
- a CDS encoding cupin domain-containing protein, protein MSKRTVISAEQVNQAAAAGRLSVPEGALVTPLARDLAAELGVKLEPAARPAAASPAVPAAASPAHAADSQDDELTQRIRTLVASMLAGEEGTAASHVHPVKLCRAAEATTEPFPYPGPPPGQQVRTGDVVTSEDGSPMAAGYMTLTEGTFPWTLSYDEIQIVLEGELHIGTPEGTKIAKQGDVMYVPKGSSITFGTPSWTRFVYVTFPADWESGL, encoded by the coding sequence ATGTCCAAACGCACCGTCATTTCCGCGGAGCAGGTCAACCAGGCCGCGGCCGCCGGAAGGCTCAGCGTGCCCGAGGGCGCACTGGTCACACCCCTGGCGCGGGACCTCGCCGCAGAGCTGGGCGTCAAGCTGGAGCCCGCGGCACGGCCCGCAGCCGCCAGCCCGGCCGTCCCTGCGGCAGCGAGCCCGGCTCACGCGGCAGACTCGCAAGATGACGAGCTCACGCAGCGCATCCGCACGCTCGTCGCCTCGATGCTGGCCGGCGAAGAGGGGACCGCCGCTTCCCACGTGCACCCCGTTAAGCTCTGCCGGGCCGCGGAGGCGACCACCGAGCCGTTCCCCTATCCCGGCCCTCCCCCTGGCCAGCAGGTGCGCACCGGGGATGTCGTGACCTCTGAGGATGGCTCGCCGATGGCGGCGGGCTACATGACCTTGACCGAGGGAACCTTCCCGTGGACCCTCAGCTATGACGAGATCCAGATCGTGCTGGAGGGTGAGCTGCACATCGGCACCCCCGAGGGGACGAAGATCGCCAAGCAGGGAGACGTCATGTATGTCCCCAAGGGCTCCTCGATCACCTTCGGCACCCCGAGCTGGACCCGGTTCGTCTATGTCACCTTCCCAGCCGACTGGGAGTCAGGACTGTGA
- a CDS encoding DUF2510 domain-containing protein: MSQPGWYPDPEHPGQFRYWDGRSWQGPPVSQQATGSRHEASASQGKARWAAWVLAGAGLVAVALLAWTVFGRGLNPIAADTQTARPTGSIWDERVTDSPTPSPPTETSSQGGDTVECPRVSGTRAQQSDPSRLTGGGISVPVPEGWSPYSQSSYVLTDHAALSTPVPGSALWVETLDLGLAPRDAGFTDPATTARQVIECHLTSALFPGYESHEILKSEPVTIDGHQGHWVRIHAVNPKCPGGGSLTDSVVMDLGNPKGLAVYTLGAADSDTGTKTLMDTLRPQIKVG, encoded by the coding sequence ATGTCGCAGCCTGGTTGGTATCCCGATCCTGAACATCCGGGGCAGTTCCGCTATTGGGATGGCCGCTCATGGCAAGGACCGCCGGTCTCACAGCAGGCCACCGGTTCCCGGCATGAAGCCAGCGCATCGCAAGGAAAAGCCAGGTGGGCTGCCTGGGTGCTGGCTGGGGCCGGTCTGGTCGCAGTGGCCCTGCTGGCCTGGACCGTGTTCGGCCGGGGCCTGAACCCCATAGCCGCAGACACCCAGACGGCACGACCGACGGGAAGCATCTGGGATGAGAGAGTCACCGACTCCCCCACCCCATCACCGCCCACCGAGACGAGTTCCCAGGGCGGCGACACGGTCGAGTGCCCGAGGGTCTCTGGAACCCGCGCCCAGCAGTCAGACCCCTCGAGGCTGACCGGAGGGGGCATCAGCGTCCCGGTGCCGGAGGGCTGGAGTCCCTATTCCCAGAGTTCCTACGTTCTGACCGACCACGCGGCTCTCAGCACCCCTGTACCGGGCTCGGCGCTCTGGGTCGAGACCCTCGATCTTGGCCTGGCTCCCAGGGACGCGGGTTTCACCGATCCTGCGACCACGGCCAGGCAGGTCATCGAATGCCATCTGACCAGCGCCCTGTTCCCGGGTTACGAGTCGCACGAGATCCTGAAGTCCGAGCCGGTCACCATCGACGGGCACCAGGGGCACTGGGTGCGGATCCATGCGGTCAACCCGAAATGCCCAGGCGGGGGATCCCTGACGGACAGTGTGGTCATGGATCTCGGGAATCCCAAGGGGCTGGCCGTCTACACCCTCGGCGCCGCTGACTCCGACACCGGGACGAAGACGCTGATGGACACGCTCCGCCCCCAGATCAAGGTCGGATAG
- a CDS encoding aldehyde dehydrogenase family protein, with amino-acid sequence MTNIDKDLASIQKARDLCTRAREAMRSFQFASQEEVDRICEAMVEAAMSEAARLGQMAHDETGFGYPLHKKLKNEFASKHVWEYIKDTPTCGVLSHDKERKIIEIGAPVGVIVALTPSTNPTSTAIFKSLISVKARNAVIVAPHPSAANCTAEAVRVIVEAGEKAGMPPGLVSCLEHPTIEGTTELMSHYATSMILATGGPGMVKAAHSKGKPALGVGPGNVPAYVDRTAHIAKAARMIVESKSFDCSTICATEQAVIADAPIAERLKAEMQAHGAHWLTKEEADKLASVMFRPNGLMVASLVGRTPQYIGEKVGIPVPESARILVADLEGIGPKHPLSREKLTTVLGFMVVDGWREGCERAIEMLKFGGDGHSVSIHSRDEEAILAFGIEKPAFRVLVNTWGSLGGVGFTTGLAPSLTLAPGGVGGAAVGDNITLKHVLNVKRVAYHLREAPEVAKLRGGVGGDASTPAPASASTNDPGQDAINRIVAQVLAEMRNN; translated from the coding sequence GTGACGAATATCGACAAGGATCTGGCCTCCATCCAGAAGGCCCGCGACCTGTGCACTCGCGCACGTGAGGCGATGCGCAGCTTCCAGTTCGCCTCCCAGGAGGAGGTCGACCGGATCTGCGAGGCGATGGTGGAGGCGGCGATGTCCGAGGCCGCCCGGCTCGGGCAGATGGCTCACGACGAGACCGGCTTCGGCTATCCGCTGCACAAGAAGCTGAAGAACGAGTTCGCTTCCAAGCACGTGTGGGAGTACATCAAGGACACCCCCACCTGCGGCGTGCTCAGCCACGACAAGGAGCGCAAGATCATCGAGATCGGCGCACCCGTCGGCGTGATCGTGGCGCTGACGCCGTCCACGAACCCGACCTCGACGGCGATCTTCAAGAGCCTGATCTCGGTCAAGGCCCGTAACGCGGTCATCGTGGCCCCGCACCCGTCAGCCGCCAACTGCACCGCCGAGGCGGTCCGGGTGATCGTGGAAGCCGGCGAGAAGGCCGGCATGCCTCCTGGCCTGGTCTCCTGCCTGGAGCACCCGACCATCGAGGGCACCACGGAGCTGATGAGCCACTACGCCACCTCGATGATCCTAGCCACTGGCGGTCCCGGGATGGTCAAGGCTGCTCACAGCAAGGGCAAACCGGCCCTCGGCGTCGGCCCCGGCAACGTGCCGGCCTACGTGGACCGGACCGCCCACATCGCCAAGGCTGCCAGGATGATCGTGGAATCGAAGTCCTTCGACTGCTCCACCATCTGCGCCACCGAGCAGGCAGTCATCGCCGATGCGCCGATCGCGGAACGCCTGAAGGCCGAAATGCAAGCCCACGGCGCCCACTGGCTCACCAAGGAAGAGGCCGACAAGCTGGCCTCGGTGATGTTCCGCCCGAACGGCCTGATGGTGGCGAGCCTCGTGGGCCGGACCCCGCAGTACATCGGCGAGAAGGTGGGCATCCCGGTGCCGGAGTCGGCACGCATCCTCGTCGCCGATCTCGAGGGCATCGGTCCCAAGCATCCGCTGTCGCGTGAGAAGCTCACCACGGTGCTCGGCTTCATGGTCGTGGACGGGTGGCGCGAGGGCTGCGAACGCGCCATCGAGATGCTGAAGTTCGGTGGCGACGGCCACAGCGTGTCCATCCACTCGCGGGACGAGGAGGCGATCCTGGCCTTCGGGATCGAGAAGCCCGCGTTCCGGGTCCTGGTGAACACCTGGGGATCCCTGGGCGGAGTCGGCTTCACCACTGGCCTGGCGCCATCCCTGACGCTGGCTCCCGGAGGTGTCGGCGGAGCTGCCGTGGGTGACAACATCACCCTCAAGCACGTCCTCAACGTCAAGCGCGTCGCCTACCATCTTCGTGAGGCCCCTGAGGTCGCCAAGCTGCGGGGTGGGGTCGGCGGCGACGCTTCCACCCCAGCTCCGGCCTCGGCCTCCACTAACGACCCTGGGCAGGATGCGATCAACAGGATCGTCGCCCAGGTGCTGGCCGAGATGCGCAACAACTGA
- the eutL gene encoding ethanolamine utilization microcompartment protein EutL: protein MAILEPVRPKILAARIISNVDRGYAKHLNLKDHQRSLAVITCDIDDALYVSLDEATKFAEVEVVYAKSFYAGSGYPSGPLSGEIIGILAGPTPAEARSGLDACIAYAEEEACFYTANEEGDLTFFPHLISSTGSYLSEAAGIRRGEPLAYLIAPPLEATIGLDAAMKAAGVEMKVFYEPPSETNFAGGLLTGTQSACRAACAAFQDTVLDIASTPRKY, encoded by the coding sequence ATGGCCATTCTTGAACCTGTCAGACCAAAGATCCTGGCAGCACGCATCATTTCCAACGTGGATCGCGGCTATGCGAAACACCTCAATCTGAAAGACCATCAGCGTTCCCTGGCCGTCATCACCTGTGACATCGATGACGCCCTGTACGTCTCCCTCGACGAGGCAACCAAGTTCGCCGAAGTCGAGGTGGTCTACGCGAAGAGCTTCTACGCAGGCTCTGGCTATCCCTCAGGCCCGCTGTCCGGTGAGATCATCGGCATCCTGGCCGGGCCGACCCCCGCGGAGGCCCGCTCCGGCCTGGACGCCTGTATCGCCTACGCCGAAGAGGAGGCCTGCTTCTACACGGCCAACGAGGAGGGCGACCTGACCTTCTTCCCGCACCTGATCAGCAGCACGGGCAGCTATCTCAGCGAGGCCGCCGGGATCCGCCGCGGAGAGCCACTGGCCTACCTCATCGCTCCCCCGCTGGAGGCCACCATCGGCCTCGACGCCGCCATGAAGGCAGCCGGGGTGGAGATGAAGGTGTTCTACGAGCCGCCGTCGGAGACCAACTTCGCTGGAGGCCTGCTCACCGGCACCCAGAGCGCGTGCCGTGCCGCCTGCGCAGCCTTCCAGGACACGGTGCTCGACATCGCAAGCACACCACGCAAATACTGA
- the pta gene encoding phosphate acetyltransferase, which translates to MNRTILHLAPAQPGTSVEGTCRRLLEELGGRAIHIDLGPFFAVDPVKVAKDPERALSAAIDAVEKITQEVVVTSAQLPAALQPLAFALQARLAAELGAGMVLVTSDTNDSLDQVARIAAHQYHATVVGARLADGGWAGASEASSYRLLSGEFSNCAATPVHVGADESAGEVLKRLSSDTCLVVPVERMDILIGLIVALAAGKFPHPAAILVSGDTVPDSITRAWERFVPGVPLVQLGTAKKDEAVLEQARRAHAERPVTPLLFQRRLQEEARAVHKHIVLPEGTEPRIVKAAAEVLRIGGAELTLLGTPDAVRQVASSAGVDISGAHIIDPVNDPLRDRFADEYAELRAKKGITREQAFEKVGDVSYFGTMLVRDGLADGMVSGAVNTTAHTIRPAFEVIKTKPGAALVSSLFFMCLPDRVLGFGDCAVNPNPTAEQLADIAAASAITAKQFGLDPRVALLSYSTGSSGTGADVDLVKEATALLHEKAPDVCADGPIQFDAAVDETVARSKAPDSPVAGRANVLIFPDLSAGNAGYKAVQRTAGALAIGPVLQGLNKPVNDLSRGALVEDIVNTVLITAIQAGREAQ; encoded by the coding sequence ATGAACCGAACCATCCTGCATCTCGCCCCAGCCCAGCCCGGAACCAGCGTCGAGGGAACATGCCGCCGCCTCCTCGAGGAGCTGGGAGGCCGTGCCATCCACATCGATCTCGGCCCATTCTTCGCCGTCGATCCTGTGAAGGTCGCCAAGGATCCAGAGCGGGCGCTGTCCGCCGCCATCGACGCGGTGGAGAAGATCACACAGGAGGTCGTGGTGACCTCCGCCCAGCTGCCGGCAGCGCTGCAGCCGCTGGCGTTCGCGCTCCAGGCGCGACTGGCGGCAGAGCTGGGCGCAGGCATGGTCCTGGTGACATCCGATACGAACGACTCCCTGGACCAGGTAGCCCGGATCGCAGCACACCAGTACCACGCGACGGTCGTCGGAGCCCGGCTTGCGGACGGCGGCTGGGCCGGAGCGTCGGAGGCCTCCTCCTACCGCCTGCTCAGCGGCGAGTTCAGCAACTGCGCCGCGACCCCCGTGCATGTGGGCGCCGATGAAAGCGCCGGTGAGGTGCTGAAACGCCTGTCCAGCGACACCTGCCTGGTGGTTCCGGTCGAGCGGATGGACATCCTGATCGGCCTGATCGTCGCCCTAGCGGCTGGGAAGTTCCCCCATCCCGCCGCGATCCTGGTCTCCGGCGACACGGTGCCGGATTCCATCACACGGGCCTGGGAGCGTTTCGTACCCGGTGTCCCGCTGGTCCAGCTGGGCACCGCCAAGAAGGACGAGGCCGTCCTGGAGCAGGCACGGCGAGCCCATGCCGAGCGTCCTGTCACCCCGCTGCTGTTCCAGCGCAGGCTGCAGGAGGAGGCGCGCGCGGTGCACAAGCACATTGTGCTGCCGGAGGGCACCGAGCCTCGCATCGTCAAGGCTGCGGCCGAGGTGCTGCGGATCGGCGGGGCCGAGCTCACCCTGCTGGGCACACCTGATGCCGTACGCCAGGTGGCATCCTCTGCAGGTGTCGACATCTCCGGCGCCCACATCATCGACCCGGTGAACGATCCCCTGCGGGACCGGTTCGCGGACGAGTACGCCGAGTTGCGCGCCAAGAAGGGAATCACCCGGGAGCAGGCGTTCGAGAAGGTGGGAGATGTCTCCTACTTCGGAACGATGCTGGTGCGCGACGGCCTGGCGGACGGCATGGTCTCCGGTGCCGTCAACACGACTGCCCACACGATCCGCCCCGCCTTCGAGGTCATCAAGACCAAGCCGGGCGCCGCCTTGGTGTCGTCGCTCTTCTTTATGTGCCTGCCGGACCGGGTCCTGGGCTTCGGCGACTGCGCGGTGAACCCGAACCCGACGGCCGAGCAGCTCGCGGACATCGCTGCGGCATCCGCGATCACCGCCAAGCAGTTCGGGCTCGACCCCCGCGTGGCGCTGCTCTCCTATTCCACCGGGAGCTCGGGGACGGGAGCAGACGTGGACTTGGTGAAGGAGGCCACCGCCCTGCTGCACGAGAAGGCACCGGATGTGTGCGCGGACGGCCCGATCCAGTTCGACGCCGCGGTGGACGAGACGGTTGCCCGCTCCAAAGCACCGGATTCCCCTGTCGCGGGCCGTGCGAACGTGCTGATCTTCCCCGACCTGTCGGCCGGTAACGCCGGCTATAAGGCGGTGCAGCGCACAGCAGGCGCCCTGGCGATCGGACCGGTGCTGCAGGGCCTGAACAAGCCCGTCAACGACCTGTCGCGCGGCGCCCTGGTCGAGGACATCGTCAACACCGTCTTGATCACGGCCATCCAGGCTGGGCGAGAGGCCCAGTAG
- the pduA gene encoding propanediol utilization microcompartment protein PduA, translated as MADVTMTALGMVETKGLVGAIEAADAMVKAANVNLIGKEQIGSGLVTVMVRGDVGAVKAATDAGASAAARVGELVSVHVIPRPHNEVELILPKTKG; from the coding sequence ATGGCTGATGTAACTATGACCGCTCTCGGCATGGTCGAGACCAAGGGCCTCGTGGGCGCCATCGAAGCGGCCGACGCGATGGTCAAGGCCGCGAACGTGAACCTGATCGGCAAGGAGCAGATCGGCTCCGGCCTCGTGACCGTGATGGTTCGCGGTGACGTTGGCGCCGTGAAGGCGGCCACTGATGCCGGTGCCTCCGCTGCCGCGCGCGTAGGCGAGCTGGTGAGCGTGCACGTGATCCCCCGTCCTCACAACGAGGTCGAGCTCATCCTGCCCAAGACCAAGGGCTGA
- a CDS encoding ethanolamine ammonia-lyase subunit EutB, translating into MLLRTKLFGETYEFRDIKDLLAKANEEKSGDQQAGIAAKTAAERVAARHVLAEVPLSVLRENPVVPYDEDEVTRVIDDAVNETIYEEIKGWTVGEFREWILSNNTTNAMIRRVSNALTGEMVSAVAKLMSNLDLVLGGKKIEVVKHCNNTIGLRGTLASRNQPNHPTDSVDAIRATTYEGLSYGSGDSVIGINPSDDSVSSVSRLLEMTKEIIDRWEIPTQNCILAHVTTQMECLKRGAPLGLMFQSLAGSEKAMESFGVSVGLIDEAYELTTKYGWTAGPNRMYFETGQGSALSADAHNGADQLTLEARIYSMCKRWDPFQVNTVVGFIGPEYLYDATQITRAGLEDHFMGKLTGISMGCDVCYTNHAKATQNDLENLAVLFASAGGSFIMGVPQGDDTMLSYQSTSYHDAPALRQALGLRPLPEFEAWLEEIGLWKNGQLTDLAGDPSFFLKR; encoded by the coding sequence ATGCTACTGCGTACGAAGCTGTTCGGCGAGACCTATGAGTTCCGCGATATCAAGGATCTGCTCGCCAAGGCGAACGAAGAGAAATCAGGCGATCAGCAGGCAGGCATCGCAGCCAAGACCGCCGCAGAACGGGTGGCTGCCCGGCACGTGCTGGCGGAGGTGCCGCTCAGTGTGCTCCGGGAGAACCCTGTGGTGCCCTATGACGAGGACGAAGTCACCAGGGTTATCGACGACGCGGTGAACGAGACCATCTACGAGGAGATCAAGGGATGGACTGTTGGTGAGTTCCGCGAGTGGATTCTCAGCAACAACACCACCAACGCCATGATCCGGCGGGTCAGCAATGCGCTGACCGGCGAGATGGTCTCAGCTGTCGCGAAGCTGATGAGCAACCTCGACCTGGTGCTGGGCGGCAAGAAGATCGAGGTCGTCAAGCACTGCAACAATACGATCGGCTTGCGCGGGACGCTGGCCTCCCGTAACCAGCCGAACCACCCGACGGACTCGGTGGACGCCATCCGCGCCACCACCTACGAGGGCCTGTCCTACGGTTCGGGCGACTCGGTGATCGGCATCAACCCGTCGGACGACTCCGTGAGCAGCGTCAGCCGCCTGCTGGAGATGACCAAGGAGATCATCGACCGCTGGGAGATCCCGACCCAGAACTGCATCCTGGCGCACGTGACCACCCAGATGGAGTGCCTCAAGCGCGGCGCCCCCCTCGGCCTGATGTTCCAGTCGCTGGCTGGCTCCGAGAAGGCCATGGAGAGCTTCGGCGTCAGCGTCGGCCTGATCGACGAGGCCTACGAGCTGACGACCAAGTATGGCTGGACCGCGGGTCCCAACCGGATGTACTTCGAGACGGGCCAGGGGTCGGCACTCTCCGCCGATGCCCACAACGGCGCCGACCAGCTGACCCTTGAGGCCCGCATCTACTCGATGTGCAAGCGGTGGGATCCCTTCCAGGTCAACACCGTCGTCGGCTTCATCGGCCCGGAGTACCTCTACGATGCCACGCAGATCACGCGCGCCGGTCTGGAGGACCACTTCATGGGCAAGCTGACTGGCATCTCCATGGGATGCGACGTCTGCTACACCAACCACGCCAAGGCGACCCAGAACGATCTGGAGAACCTCGCGGTGCTGTTCGCCTCCGCTGGCGGCAGCTTCATCATGGGTGTCCCCCAGGGTGACGACACCATGCTGTCCTACCAGTCCACGAGCTACCACGACGCCCCGGCGCTCCGCCAGGCACTGGGCCTGCGCCCACTGCCTGAGTTCGAGGCGTGGCTCGAGGAGATCGGGCTGTGGAAGAACGGGCAGCTCACCGATCTGGCCGGGGACCCTTCGTTCTTCCTTAAGAGGTGA
- the purS gene encoding phosphoribosylformylglycinamidine synthase subunit PurS: MPRVVVNVMPKPEILDPQGKAVTGALKRLGFDGMTVRQGKRFEVEVDEEVTPEVLARISEAAEKLLANTVIEAYEVVAG; the protein is encoded by the coding sequence ATGCCACGTGTCGTCGTAAACGTCATGCCCAAGCCCGAGATCCTCGACCCCCAGGGCAAAGCCGTCACCGGTGCCCTCAAACGTCTTGGATTCGACGGGATGACGGTTCGCCAGGGTAAGCGTTTTGAGGTCGAGGTGGATGAAGAGGTCACACCAGAGGTCCTCGCGCGCATCTCCGAGGCAGCGGAGAAACTCCTCGCCAACACCGTCATCGAGGCCTATGAAGTGGTGGCTGGCTGA
- the eutC gene encoding ethanolamine ammonia-lyase subunit EutC: MDEKLEEIVARVIAELKRDGIAPPPEAAPVAAPSGNSEVKAPAGTNDLVIDLPDPTRDDERYKLMVENPYDEDGLRNLRATTTARIGIGRAGARPKTSSLLLFQADHAVTQDAIYGVIDDSTKEQQKLFTVHSQAADRAEYLLRPDLGRKLTDEAKALIQERCVKKPDVQICVGDGLSAAAISHNLGDIYPVIEQGLSSAGLTLGTPFLIENCRVGIMNDVNTIVQAKVVLLLIGERPGLGIADAMSVYMGFDPQPGKSDADRDLICMITTHGGTNPLEAGAYVVEVVKRMIQHSASGVKLKSLSSEA; encoded by the coding sequence ATGGACGAGAAACTCGAAGAGATCGTCGCCCGCGTGATCGCGGAGCTGAAGCGCGACGGCATCGCTCCCCCACCCGAGGCTGCTCCGGTCGCCGCTCCCAGCGGCAACAGCGAGGTCAAGGCGCCGGCCGGCACCAATGACCTGGTGATCGACCTGCCGGATCCCACCCGTGACGATGAGCGCTACAAGCTCATGGTGGAGAATCCCTACGACGAGGACGGGCTGCGCAACCTGCGTGCCACGACCACCGCCCGCATCGGCATCGGCCGCGCGGGGGCACGTCCCAAGACCTCATCGCTCCTGCTGTTCCAGGCGGACCACGCGGTGACCCAGGACGCGATCTACGGCGTGATCGACGACTCCACCAAGGAGCAGCAGAAGCTGTTCACCGTGCACAGCCAAGCCGCTGACCGCGCTGAGTACCTGTTGCGCCCTGACCTCGGGAGAAAGCTCACTGACGAGGCGAAGGCCCTCATCCAGGAGCGATGCGTAAAAAAACCTGATGTCCAGATCTGCGTGGGCGACGGCCTGTCGGCCGCGGCGATCTCTCACAACCTGGGAGACATCTACCCGGTCATCGAGCAGGGCCTCAGCTCAGCTGGCCTGACCCTCGGCACACCCTTCCTGATCGAGAACTGCCGCGTCGGCATCATGAACGACGTGAACACCATCGTCCAGGCCAAGGTGGTGCTGCTGCTGATCGGCGAGCGTCCCGGCCTGGGCATCGCCGATGCCATGAGCGTCTACATGGGCTTCGATCCGCAGCCCGGCAAGAGCGATGCCGACCGCGACCTGATCTGCATGATCACCACCCACGGCGGCACCAACCCGCTGGAGGCCGGCGCCTACGTGGTCGAGGTCGTCAAGCGGATGATCCAGCACAGCGCTTCCGGCGTGAAACTCAAGTCGCTGAGCAGCGAGGCCTGA
- a CDS encoding NUDIX hydrolase — translation MRLVGWTAQGRVTELVLEHGMHPDVALYRAGWVAERPLRSECAGGEVVVEFTVRAVTPADTPPPVRRVVHEEPGAGEIPFVHQRVGAYGVVLSDRGLLGTVLSKLTGAPGIWALPGGGLEAGEAPEAGLLREVYEETGQEIVPGRLLSLQSDHWIGRAPGGRLEDYHALRIIYAAQCETPSRPRVLDRGGSTARAGWVSIGDWQRLPWTRTARQVLNQHLPSRLSPGSRQPDEGQSLK, via the coding sequence TTGCGTTTGGTCGGCTGGACGGCGCAGGGACGAGTGACCGAGCTCGTCCTCGAGCACGGGATGCATCCCGACGTCGCCCTGTATCGCGCTGGCTGGGTGGCTGAGAGGCCCCTGAGGTCGGAGTGCGCCGGCGGTGAGGTCGTGGTGGAGTTCACGGTCCGCGCCGTCACCCCGGCCGATACCCCACCGCCCGTCCGGCGAGTCGTGCACGAGGAGCCTGGGGCTGGGGAGATCCCGTTTGTTCATCAGCGGGTCGGCGCCTATGGGGTCGTGTTGTCGGACCGGGGGCTGCTGGGCACCGTCCTGTCCAAGCTCACCGGGGCGCCGGGAATCTGGGCGCTGCCGGGCGGTGGCCTGGAAGCCGGTGAGGCCCCGGAAGCCGGGCTGCTGCGTGAGGTATACGAGGAGACAGGCCAGGAGATCGTCCCCGGACGGCTCCTGTCCCTCCAGTCCGACCACTGGATCGGACGGGCTCCGGGCGGGCGCTTGGAGGACTATCACGCGCTACGGATCATCTACGCCGCACAATGCGAAACACCCAGCCGGCCTCGCGTCCTCGACCGCGGAGGGTCGACAGCGCGTGCCGGCTGGGTGTCGATTGGGGATTGGCAAAGGCTGCCCTGGACCCGAACGGCCCGGCAAGTGCTGAACCAGCACCTGCCGAGCCGCCTATCACCGGGGTCCAGGCAACCCGATGAGGGTCAATCCCTGAAGTAG
- the purQ gene encoding phosphoribosylformylglycinamidine synthase subunit PurQ, with the protein MVRIGVVTFPGSLDDHDALRAVRLSGAEAVALWHGSDSIDGVDAVILPGGFSYGDYLRCGAIARFSPVMETVIDAAGKGLPVLGICNGFQLLCEAHLLDGAMIRSTGQHFICRDERLRVESVDTTWTCGFTRGEEIVIALKNGEGNYQAAPDTLRRLEDNAQVVFRYLDNPNGSANDIAGITNERGNVVGLMPHPEHNVEALTGASLDGLRFFESLIQFLMARV; encoded by the coding sequence ATGGTCCGCATCGGTGTGGTCACCTTCCCGGGGTCGCTCGATGACCACGATGCGTTGCGCGCCGTCCGCCTGAGTGGCGCCGAGGCCGTCGCGCTGTGGCACGGGTCGGACTCCATCGACGGCGTGGATGCTGTCATCCTCCCAGGCGGCTTCTCCTACGGCGACTATCTGCGCTGTGGCGCGATCGCCCGCTTCAGCCCCGTTATGGAGACCGTCATCGACGCCGCAGGCAAGGGCCTGCCTGTGCTGGGCATCTGCAATGGCTTCCAGCTGCTGTGTGAGGCTCACCTCCTCGACGGCGCCATGATCCGCAGCACTGGCCAGCACTTCATCTGCCGCGACGAGAGGCTGCGCGTCGAATCCGTGGACACCACCTGGACCTGTGGCTTCACCAGGGGTGAGGAGATCGTCATCGCCTTGAAGAACGGTGAGGGTAACTACCAGGCCGCCCCCGACACCCTGCGGCGCCTCGAGGACAATGCCCAGGTGGTTTTCCGCTACCTTGACAACCCCAACGGGTCGGCCAATGACATTGCGGGCATCACCAACGAACGGGGAAACGTCGTCGGACTGATGCCCCATCCCGAACACAATGTCGAGGCCCTGACTGGGGCGTCGCTGGACGGCCTCCGGTTCTTCGAGTCGCTGATCCAGTTCCTCATGGCGCGGGTGTGA